From the genome of Cytobacillus firmus, one region includes:
- a CDS encoding M3 family oligoendopeptidase: MTATAYSSVWDLDVFFKGGSDSAEFKQHLQETRKHIDSFSNLIHNWEPSNSAEDADEISKIIELFQQTARKVRQAGAFVSCLQAQNTEDKKAKDLRGATTELSAGFQNALTVFDQKLASLDHGAWEQIIDDQDLNELSFVLSERREKASERLSQEEETVINALAVDGYHGWGQMYDVIVGNIKIPCNENGEIKQLSVGQAANKFSSPDRKLRKEVFDNWEKSWNSQSDYLSKTLNHLAGFRLNVYKLRGWDDFLKEPLDLNRMKKETLETMWGVISRNKAPLVQYLERKAKLLGLEKLSWYDLDAPLSESETKLSYQEGAEFILEQFAQFGEEMTSFSKKAFEEKWIEAEDRPGKAPGGFHTYFPEDSQSRIFMTYSGTPSNVSTLAHELGHGFHTYAMRDLHLLNRNYAMNVAETASTFAEMIVSDAAVKKAGSEEEKLALLEDKVQRSVALLMNIHARFLFETRFYEERKQGNVSAERLNDIMEAAQKEAYGDALDEYHPSFWASKLHFFITGVPFYNFPYTFGYLFSLGIYAQALKEGKGYEEKYIALLKDTASMTVEDLAMKHLNADLTKPEFWESAVQLCMDDVEEFLALTGDK; this comes from the coding sequence ATGACTGCAACAGCATATTCGTCCGTGTGGGATTTAGATGTTTTTTTTAAGGGTGGAAGCGACTCAGCTGAATTTAAACAGCATTTACAGGAAACAAGAAAACATATTGATTCATTTTCTAATCTAATACATAATTGGGAGCCTTCTAACTCAGCTGAAGATGCCGATGAAATAAGTAAAATTATTGAGCTGTTTCAGCAGACGGCAAGAAAAGTGCGCCAGGCCGGAGCTTTTGTCAGCTGTCTTCAGGCACAAAATACCGAAGACAAAAAAGCGAAAGACCTTAGAGGCGCAACTACTGAATTGAGTGCAGGTTTTCAAAACGCTTTGACTGTATTTGATCAGAAGCTGGCAAGTTTAGATCACGGTGCATGGGAGCAAATAATAGATGATCAAGATTTAAATGAACTCTCATTTGTATTAAGCGAGCGCCGCGAAAAAGCCTCAGAAAGGCTTTCGCAGGAGGAAGAGACTGTCATTAATGCTCTTGCTGTTGATGGTTACCACGGATGGGGCCAGATGTATGACGTAATAGTAGGAAACATAAAGATTCCATGCAATGAAAATGGGGAGATAAAACAGCTGTCAGTTGGGCAGGCTGCCAATAAGTTTTCTAGCCCTGACCGAAAGTTGCGCAAGGAAGTTTTTGATAATTGGGAAAAGTCATGGAACAGCCAGTCTGACTATCTATCCAAGACTCTAAATCACTTAGCCGGCTTTAGATTAAATGTATATAAATTAAGAGGCTGGGATGACTTTCTTAAGGAACCGCTGGATTTAAACAGGATGAAAAAAGAAACCCTGGAGACAATGTGGGGGGTAATTTCCCGAAATAAAGCACCTCTTGTTCAATATTTGGAGAGAAAGGCAAAGCTTTTAGGTTTAGAGAAATTAAGCTGGTATGACCTGGATGCGCCGCTCTCCGAGTCAGAAACGAAATTATCCTATCAGGAAGGCGCAGAATTTATCCTTGAGCAGTTTGCCCAATTCGGAGAAGAGATGACCTCCTTTTCTAAAAAAGCCTTTGAAGAAAAGTGGATTGAAGCTGAGGACCGTCCAGGAAAGGCGCCAGGCGGTTTTCATACTTACTTTCCTGAAGACAGCCAATCAAGAATCTTTATGACATACTCAGGGACACCATCCAATGTTTCTACCCTTGCACATGAACTCGGGCATGGTTTTCATACATATGCAATGAGAGATCTCCATTTGCTGAATCGAAATTATGCCATGAATGTTGCAGAGACAGCTTCTACTTTTGCAGAAATGATTGTCTCTGATGCCGCAGTGAAAAAAGCAGGGTCAGAAGAAGAGAAGCTGGCACTATTAGAAGATAAAGTACAAAGATCTGTTGCACTGCTAATGAATATCCATGCGCGATTCCTGTTTGAAACCAGATTCTATGAAGAAAGAAAACAGGGGAATGTGAGTGCCGAACGTCTGAATGACATCATGGAGGCAGCCCAAAAAGAGGCTTATGGCGACGCGCTTGATGAGTATCATCCGTCCTTCTGGGCTTCAAAACTGCATTTCTTTATTACTGGCGTGCCATTCTATAATTTCCCATATACTTTTGGGTATTTATTCTCGCTCGGAATCTATGCACAGGCACTAAAAGAAGGGAAAGGATATGAAGAAAAATATATAGCATTATTAAAGGATACTGCATCGATGACAGTTGAAGATTTAGCGATGAAGCATTTAAATGCTGATTTAACCAAGCCTGAGTTCTGGGAAAGTGCCGTGCAATTATGCATGGATGATGTGGAAGAGTTCCTGGCATTAACAGGAGATAAATAA
- the pssA gene encoding CDP-diacylglycerol--serine O-phosphatidyltransferase produces MFSQDVLDLTIKKLKAQTANILTLSNLFLGCFAILFSINDNLKLSVLLIFIAALADRFDGMAARKMNIESELGKQLDSMSDIISFGVAPALLLYMGVLYAFGAPGAFLTALYIGCGALRLARFNISENNGYFTGLPITASGCLATLCFLAVPYWPSPIFLFIMLILSILMISPFRLKKM; encoded by the coding sequence ATGTTTTCTCAGGATGTTCTTGATTTAACCATTAAGAAGCTAAAGGCTCAGACTGCCAATATCTTAACTCTGTCTAACTTATTCTTAGGGTGCTTTGCTATTTTGTTTTCTATTAATGACAATTTGAAATTGAGTGTGCTGCTGATCTTTATCGCAGCTCTTGCTGACCGATTTGATGGGATGGCAGCAAGGAAAATGAATATTGAATCTGAATTAGGAAAGCAGCTGGATTCGATGAGTGACATTATTTCGTTTGGAGTTGCACCTGCACTGCTCCTTTACATGGGAGTACTTTATGCATTCGGGGCACCCGGCGCCTTCCTGACTGCTCTATATATAGGATGTGGAGCTTTGCGGCTCGCCCGTTTTAACATTAGTGAGAATAACGGCTATTTTACAGGCCTGCCAATAACAGCTTCCGGATGCCTCGCCACTTTATGTTTTCTGGCTGTCCCGTATTGGCCTTCACCTATATTCCTTTTCATAATGCTGATACTTTCAATTTTAATGATAAGCCCTTTCAGGCTGAAAAAAATGTAA